A stretch of DNA from Spirosoma endbachense:
CGTGCTGTATCATAGCCGCCCCCAAACGCTGATTTAGCATGGGTTGGGCCAATTTCAAGAGCTGTTTTGCTTCTTCCAGCGTTGTAAAGGCCAGATTTCCAGTCTGATCGGCTTTGCTAACATACATCAGGTCATAATCAGAATGGATTGCGGAACCTTCATATTTAACAAGTCCCTTTTCGGGTCCTGTTTCAGCACGACTAAAACCGGGTGGCAGCCTGTTGCCTAGAGCAAATTTCATCCACTTGTCAATGGCTTCATTACGCGTATTAGCCTGAAAGCCCTCAGGACACAGAATTGGATCGACAACGAGGCCAGCAAACGGGAAATTTGACGCATCAGTATCCGATGTCTTTGCCTTACACGCGGCTGATTTAGGAATGTAACCGAGTTTGCCAATCCATTGGTCAGCAAGCGGATTCGGTTCACGTAGGCCAATCCAGCAGTTCAGCCAGTCAGCTACGTAAAAGAAAATTTTTCGATGATGGTGCAGCATGTTTGTACACTAAAAAAGTGGAAATTCAGTGATCGGTTATTTATAAGCAAGTTATTCGTAAAACGGCAGGTTTGATACCCATTTGTTCATAACTGGCTTTGTATAGTCTAAAGTTGTCAATATCATTACGGTTCCGGAGTTACTGGGCGACATGACACGATCAATTTATGGCGAATTGAATAAATTTACTGACCTGCTCCAGTAAAACTAAAGCTAAGCCGACTCAATTAAGATAACCCACCTGTTGTAATCGGACCGACCTCGATCAACCAAACCCTTCTCCCCAATGCGACCTCTCTCTTTTAGTGTGCTCATTTCTCTGCTTGTAACGTCCTGCCTCCCGCTCCTGGCACAGGAATTAACCAGCAATCGCCAGCGCGAAATCGTCTTCAAATCGGTCAACGTTATTCCGATGGACCAGGAACGGGTTATTGAGAACCAAACCGTTGTTGTAAAGAATGGCAGAATAACTGCCCTGGGTAACAACGACAAGGTGAAGTTCAGTAAAGATGCGACAGTAGTCGATGCAAAGGGAAAATACCTGACGCCCGGCTGGGCGGAGATCCATGCGCACGTTCCACCGATTGATGATATTGAGCCGATGAAAGAAGTGCTGATTCTTTATCTGGCAAACGGAATCACTACCATTCGGGGCATGCTCGGCCATCCCAAACACCTGGAACTTCGGAGTAAAATCAAAAGTGGTGAGATTCTTGGGCCCCATTTTTATGCAACGGGTCCCTCCTTCAATGGGCAAACAGTAAAAACCGCCGAGCGAGGTGCCGCCATGGTCCGCGAACAGAAAGCGGCTGGGTATGATTTCCTTAAATTACATCCGGGTTTAACGAAAGAAACCTTTCCGGCCATTGCTAAAACTGCTCATGAAGTTGGTATTCCATTCGTTGGACACGTCTCTTTTAATGTGGGCGTTTGGCGAGCCATCGATGCCCGGTATTCGTCCATCGATCATCTGGACGGTTTTATTGAAGCCATTACACCAGGCGTCGATACGCTGGCTGAGCAGGAAACCGGTCAGTTCGCCAGTTGGATTGCCGACCGGGCCGATGCGTCGCAGATTCCTAAACTGGTGAGTGGGTTGCGTACCAATCATATCCGGGTTGTACCTACGCAGGCATTGGCCGAGCGATGGCTTTCTCCATTTCCAGCAGAAGAATTTACCGATGACCCGGAGATGAAATACATGAAACCAGAACAGATAAAGAGTTGGGTGAATACAAAAAATGGCTATAACAATAACCCCAAGTTCTCGAAAGAGCGGGCCGAGAAACTAATCCAGATTCGTCGGAAGTTGATCTACGAATGCCAGAAAAATGGCGTTGAGCTCCTGTTGGGCTCCGATGCGCCACAGATCTTCAATGTGCCGGGCTTCTCGATCCATAATGAGCTGAAGTACCTGGTCGATGCCGGATTGACGCCCTATGAAGCCTTACGAACAGGTACAGTAAACGTTGCGTCCTATTTGAATAAACCTGATTCGGGCGTTATCAAAACCGGCAATGTGTCGGATCTGGTTTTACTCAGCGGAAATCCTTTGAAGGACATCAATCAGACTCGTAGCATCGAAGGCGTAATGATTGGTACGAACTGGCTCTCGAAAGCCTATATTCAACAGGAGTTGAAGAAGCTGGAGAAGTAGTAAGCCAAACCATTGACTCCCAGTTATTGATTCGTGAATTCATCAGCAAAACGGTCCTCGTGATGTAGGTTTCTTAAAACCGACACCATGAGGACCGTTCGATTAACGAAAGAAAGTTACCCGGATCACATCCATTCCCAGGCACTTTGATACGAATCGAGACGTTCGGAATACGCAATAAAATCGGCGTAAAAGGGCAGACTGGCCAACGTAGCACTGTCGCCCACAATAACTAATTTCTTTCGGGCGCGGGTCATGGCAACATTCATGCGCCGAATATCCGACAGGAACCCAATTTCACCTTCAGCATTGCTTCGGGTCATCGATATATAGACAATGTCCCGCTCCTGCCCCTGAAAACTATCGATGGTATTAACCGAAATTTTATCGCCATAGGCCAATAGGTCAGGGTATTGAAGCAGTTGTTCTTTCAGTACATTTATTTGCTGCTTATACGGTGAAATGATCGCGATCGTCGGGAAATCCTGCCGTGTATAGCGGGTACTCAGGTCGGCTACCAGTTGCGATAAATGCCGCATGAGCAGGGACGCTTCTTCCGGGTTCGTTGAGCTGGTGCCTTCGAGTTTTTCGTCGAAACCACAACCGGCCGTATCCACATACACCAGCGAGGTATCGCCATCATACAGCGAATGACGGGCTACGGACGCATGTGCTTTCACTTTATTCTCATAAAACACCTGCGACGAATACCCCATTATGTGTTCGTGCATGCGGTATTGTTCGTCCAGCAGCGTAACGGCTTCGGGATGCAGCGCAACGCATTTTTCGAGCAATGTCGTACTCAATCCCTTTCGGGCGGCCTCTGGTGATTTGATTGTCGGTGGAAGCTGGCAATGATCACCAGCCAGCACCACCTTCTGCGCTTTTAGAATAGGAATCCAGCAGGCAGGTTCGAGCGCCTGACCCGCTTCGTCAATCACAACAGTATGGTAAGTAAGATTGCGGACCGTGTAGTGGTTCGCGCCGACCAGTGTCGCCGTAATCACCTGCGCTTTGGCAATCAGATCGTCGATGATATACTGCTCCGAATTTCCGACTTCCTTCATGATTCGGTGAGCCTCATCGAACAGGGCTTTGCGCTGATCCCGCTCGGCTTTACCAAAATTTCGCTTGTACTTATGAGCCAAGTTTTTGAACTCATTCGCCTGCTTTTTCAATTTTTTTGCTTCTTTCATGTACGGGTGCTCGGCCATTTTATGGTCCAGCGTGAGCGCCATCAAATGCTCCGACACGCGGGCGGGGTTACCCACCCGAAGTACATTTAGTCCCTCATTGTGCAGTTTTTCGCTCAGCAAATCGACGGCAGTATTACTTGGCGCAACAACTAAAATCTTCTTATGATCCTGATTGATCAGGGCTTTTATGGCCTGCACCAGCGTCGTTGTTTTACCTGTACCCGGCGGGCCATGCACAATAGCCAGTTCGTTGGCGCTCGCTATTTTTTCGACTGCCAATACCTGACTGGAATTCAGGGTAGGTAGAAATAGCTTTGGCGTTTCGGAATGGAAAGTGGGCGATGTTGAGCCGGTCAGAATGCTGATCAGACGATTACCGGGTTTCTCCGCCAATGAAGTGGCGGTCTTCAATGCCTCCTCCATTTCGTCGTAGCTATTGTCGTCGAAAAGCACTTCGATACCCAGTTTGCCATCGCGCGACCAGTCGGGCAATTCATCCGTGCGCAGGGTTATTTTGGCCCGGTTGCCACCCTGAAACGAAATCGTACCTTCGACCCGGTCGGTTTTAGGGTCGTGATTACTGAAAAACACAGCAGGCATGCCAAAACGAAGCTGATGGGGTATGTCCTGATGCGTGGTCCGTTCAACCTCTACCGTCAGGTAATCACCCCTACTCATTTCAGAACCCCGGATAGCGATTGGATACCAGGTCAGACCATTGGCCCGACGCTCAGCAATGGATGTGGTTTCGGTGAGTTTTCGATATTGGGTGCGGTCTTCTTCCCGTTCGATCCTGAGCAGATCAAGCAGCTGTTTAAAATAATCCATTCACAAAAGTAGCTACTTCTTTGGACTGGCCCTGCCTGGCTTATACTTCTGTCGGCAGGGGTTTAATCCAGGTGGCTCCTTCCATTGGTTCTGAATCTCTCCGCTGACCCCGAGCGAACTCGTCTATTTTCTATTGAAAAAATCCAGAAAAGCCAAATTTTTCAGCGGCTATCCTGGCGGTTTAGCTGTTCTGATCTGTTTTAGAGGGAAATTACGCCTGTTGTGCCTATACTTGTTGAAGAATCCTCTACTAGCCAGAATACAACCCAATCATGAATCGACTCTATTGCCTGTTACTGGTGCTTATATCCGTGTGTTCGTATGGACAGAACCCAGACTCGACCTGGTTTCGGACTAACTACACAAAAAAAGAGCAGTATATTCCGATGCGGGATGGCACCCGATTATTTACCTCCATCTATTTGCCGAAAGACAATTCCGAAAAACATCCAATCCTGATTTCCCGGACGCCCTATTCCTGCGCTCCCTATGGCGAAAATGTGTATCGGAATTTCTGGAGCAATCATTACAAAGAATACCTGAAAGAAGGCTATATCATGGTCGTTCAGGATGTGCGGGGCCGCTGGATGAGCGAGGGTATATTTGAAGATGTTCGCCCATACAAGACCGATAAAAAAGCGAACGATTTCGACGAAGCCAGTGATACCTACGATGCCATTGACTGGCTCGTTAAAAACCTGCCCAACAACAACGAAAATGTTGGAGTGTTTGGCATTTCCTATCCAGGCTTCTACTCAACAATGGCTGCACTCAGTAATCATCCAGCCTTAAAGGCCGTTAGCCCGCAAGCTCCGGTTACCGACTGGTTTATGGGTGATGACTTTCACCATAATGGTGCCTTCATGGAAATGGATGGCTTTAATTTCTACCTCCGTCGTGGGTTTGGCTTTCCGCGCCCTAAGCCTACTACTGTTGGCCCTAAGGGGTTTCCGGTTCCGACCAAAGACAGTTATGATTTCTTTTTGCGGAGCGGTGCCCTGCCTAACCTGACCCACTTTGCAGGCGACAGCGTTCGGTTCTGGAACGACATGATGCAGCACCCGAACCTGGATGCATGGTGGAAAGCCCGGAACGTCCGGAATTTCGTCAGCGCTATTTCGCCGACAATTGCAACGCTGGTAGTTGGTGGCCTGTTCGATGCCGAAGATTGTTTCGGTGCCTGGTCAACTTATGCCGCTATTGAAGGGAAAGCGAAGAACAACAACAAAATTATCATGGGGCCCTGGTTTCATGGCCAATGGGCAGGTCGTGGCAGCGATGGGTCGTCGTTGGGAAATGTGCAGTTTGGGAGCCCAACCAGTGCGTATTATGCCGAAAATGTCGAAGTGCCCTTTTTTAATTATTACCTGAAAGGCAAAGGCAGCATCGACAATATCAAGGAAG
This window harbors:
- a CDS encoding amidohydrolase family protein, giving the protein MRPLSFSVLISLLVTSCLPLLAQELTSNRQREIVFKSVNVIPMDQERVIENQTVVVKNGRITALGNNDKVKFSKDATVVDAKGKYLTPGWAEIHAHVPPIDDIEPMKEVLILYLANGITTIRGMLGHPKHLELRSKIKSGEILGPHFYATGPSFNGQTVKTAERGAAMVREQKAAGYDFLKLHPGLTKETFPAIAKTAHEVGIPFVGHVSFNVGVWRAIDARYSSIDHLDGFIEAITPGVDTLAEQETGQFASWIADRADASQIPKLVSGLRTNHIRVVPTQALAERWLSPFPAEEFTDDPEMKYMKPEQIKSWVNTKNGYNNNPKFSKERAEKLIQIRRKLIYECQKNGVELLLGSDAPQIFNVPGFSIHNELKYLVDAGLTPYEALRTGTVNVASYLNKPDSGVIKTGNVSDLVLLSGNPLKDINQTRSIEGVMIGTNWLSKAYIQQELKKLEK
- a CDS encoding AAA domain-containing protein, producing MDYFKQLLDLLRIEREEDRTQYRKLTETTSIAERRANGLTWYPIAIRGSEMSRGDYLTVEVERTTHQDIPHQLRFGMPAVFFSNHDPKTDRVEGTISFQGGNRAKITLRTDELPDWSRDGKLGIEVLFDDNSYDEMEEALKTATSLAEKPGNRLISILTGSTSPTFHSETPKLFLPTLNSSQVLAVEKIASANELAIVHGPPGTGKTTTLVQAIKALINQDHKKILVVAPSNTAVDLLSEKLHNEGLNVLRVGNPARVSEHLMALTLDHKMAEHPYMKEAKKLKKQANEFKNLAHKYKRNFGKAERDQRKALFDEAHRIMKEVGNSEQYIIDDLIAKAQVITATLVGANHYTVRNLTYHTVVIDEAGQALEPACWIPILKAQKVVLAGDHCQLPPTIKSPEAARKGLSTTLLEKCVALHPEAVTLLDEQYRMHEHIMGYSSQVFYENKVKAHASVARHSLYDGDTSLVYVDTAGCGFDEKLEGTSSTNPEEASLLMRHLSQLVADLSTRYTRQDFPTIAIISPYKQQINVLKEQLLQYPDLLAYGDKISVNTIDSFQGQERDIVYISMTRSNAEGEIGFLSDIRRMNVAMTRARKKLVIVGDSATLASLPFYADFIAYSERLDSYQSAWEWM
- a CDS encoding CocE/NonD family hydrolase: MNRLYCLLLVLISVCSYGQNPDSTWFRTNYTKKEQYIPMRDGTRLFTSIYLPKDNSEKHPILISRTPYSCAPYGENVYRNFWSNHYKEYLKEGYIMVVQDVRGRWMSEGIFEDVRPYKTDKKANDFDEASDTYDAIDWLVKNLPNNNENVGVFGISYPGFYSTMAALSNHPALKAVSPQAPVTDWFMGDDFHHNGAFMEMDGFNFYLRRGFGFPRPKPTTVGPKGFPVPTKDSYDFFLRSGALPNLTHFAGDSVRFWNDMMQHPNLDAWWKARNVRNFVSAISPTIATLVVGGLFDAEDCFGAWSTYAAIEGKAKNNNKIIMGPWFHGQWAGRGSDGSSLGNVQFGSPTSAYYAENVEVPFFNYYLKGKGSIDNIKEANIFFTGENQWHQFDKWPPASVTERALYLQPKGGLSFTQPSASGSEAFSEYISDPAKPVPYTDGIKANRTREYMTDDQRFAANRPDVLVFKTDVLTDDLTLSGPLVADLQVSLSSTDADFIVKLIDVFPDDFQYRPTDAYIMNGYQMLVRGEVFRGRFRKSFEKPEPFVPGQISEVKYTLPDVAHTFKKGHRIMVQVQSSWFPLVDRNPQKYVDIYHAKDSDFQKAAIKVYHSATTASKIILPVSK